Proteins encoded by one window of Lathyrus oleraceus cultivar Zhongwan6 chromosome 1, CAAS_Psat_ZW6_1.0, whole genome shotgun sequence:
- the LOC127100515 gene encoding LOW QUALITY PROTEIN: NADPH-dependent aldo-keto reductase, chloroplastic-like (The sequence of the model RefSeq protein was modified relative to this genomic sequence to represent the inferred CDS: substituted 2 bases at 2 genomic stop codons), with protein MIHEDIEVYVDDMISKSRTEDDHLENLRKLFARVRKFKLHLNPTKCTFGVRSGKLLGFIVSQKGILIVLKLIRIKLRCSDKHREDALKALEFILKDLQLDYYLDLYPTHWPVSMKRGTSDFKAENLGHLDIPYTWKAMEALYDSVKDKVFGVSNFSTKKLQALLDIETVPPAANQMELHPGWQQSKLYVFCASNGIHVPVRYSPLGSQKVLKSDILLNPVLKEVAEKLGKAPRQVALXWGLXAGHILPKSTNEARIKDNLDVVDWSIPEDLVFKFSEIKQTSCKLV; from the exons atgattcatgaagatATTGAGGTTTACGTGGACGACATGATTTCCAAATCCAGAACTGAAGATGATCATTTAGAAAACTTGAGGAAGTTGTTTGCCAGGGTCCGGAAGTTCAAGTTGCATTTGAATCCAACAAAATGCACTTTTGGGGTCCGATCTGGCAAACTATTGGGTTTCATAGTCAGtcagaaag GCATATTGATTGTGCTCAAGCTTATAAGAATCAAGTTGAG GTGTTCAGATAAACATCGAGAAGATGCGCTAAAAGCATTGGAATTTATTTTAAAGGATTTGCAACTTGATTACTACCTTGACCTGTATCCG ACCCACTGGCCAGTGAGCATGAAAAGGGGGACAAGTGATTTTAAGGCTGAAAATCTTGGTCATCTTGACATACCATACACATGGAAAGCAATGGAGGCGTTATATGACTCTGTAAAGGATAAAGTTTTTGGAGTGAGCAACTTCTCTACAAAGAAACTTCAAGCTCTATTGGACATAGAAACAGTGCCTCCTGCTGCTAATCAGATGGAATTGCATCCTGGATGGCAGCAGTCAAAGTTGTATGTGTTTTGTGCATCAAATGGAATTCATGTACCTGTAA GATATTCTCCTCTAGGCTCACAAAAAGTACTCAAAAGTGACATTCTGCTGAATCCAGTTCTCAAAGAGGTTGCAGAGAAATTAGGGAAGGCACCGAGACAAGTTGCCCTTTGATGGGGGCTATAAGCAGGACATATCCTACCTAAGAGCACCAATGAGGCTAGAATCAAGGATAATTTGGATGTGGTCGATTGGTCTATTCCTGAAGATTTGGTATTCAAGTTCTCTGAAATTAAGCAGACAAGTTGTAAGTTAGTTTAA